AATAGATCTACGAAATGaacattcaaacaaaataatacgGTATTTATGATGTTTATGACATATACATATTTGAGATTTGACTTAAGTCTGCTATGTTTTCTCAGATTTGAGGGGAAAAAACACACAAATAGTTGGAGAGAAAACTCAGACTAAAGTCAGAGATTTGACTTAAGTTATGTTTGTGATATCGGAACCAGAAAAACACTGATttacttctctctctctctctctctctctctctctctctctctctctctctctctctctctctccacaaaGCTTCATAGCGTTGCGCAAAAAGAGCATCTGGGTGAAACGGACTTGAAATTAAAATTGCGTGTTTCACCAGTTTCACCTTTATTAAGCTACCAGAGGTATTAACTTGGAGAAAACTACGTCATACTAAACTACATATTCTTATAAGTGAAGAATATACTAAAAAAAAGTCAAGGGTTGCCCTTATTTCAAATTGCTCTTGGCTTGAAAATTTTACgacatacataaaacaaaaattaaagtcatttgaattcataattttattttaagtgtatggactgcgttttacaaaagaacttacgacaaagtcctAAACATTTTCAGTTTCATAGAATAATCtttaaagaaacaaattttttataaaaccaatttttacaacttttttgATATCCATAATTATACTCTACAGATATTAGAACAAAAAATTGATTAGTTTGTGATTAATAAGCAGTCATTATTTTTGTTgcaagtcgtaagttctttagTAAAACACAGTCCAGGTGTACAGGATCCCTAACGTCCAAATTGTCCGTGCTGCAGCTGCTGCTGCTGTACAATATGATATACCATCTAtaagaaatataaagaaaagatAGTTACACGTTTTCAAACCAAATCAGTACattgttcaaatttcttaaGCACTTAATTCTAGACATAAATGAACACTCACTGTTCTtatcttttatgaaaaaataataaaatattaaacaccAACAAGAGTGCTTCATTTATGCATTTATGCAGAAAAATTAACAGATAAGAAGAAAATTCTTAAGGTTGTTAGTTGACTCAAATcggaaattttttaaacacattgtACTCTATCATTTGTAATgctaaacacacacacacacacacacacacacacacacacacacacacacacacacacacacacacacacacacacacacacacacacacacacacacacacacacacacacacacacacactttttaaaaatattttaattttaggcCATGTAATTTAACGCTAGGTAAAGTTAATATCTTACGATTTCTTTAGATTTGTTAATGAATGTATCATTAACACATCATACGAAGAAAGTGTCAGGAagtttaaaccaaaaaaatccTCAAAAAATGCACTATGattacaactacaaaaaataagAGGCCTAttggccacattgctcacctaagTAACGATAACCATAACTGATCAAACACAAAATATATGCCGATCAAGTAGAgtaaatcttgtttaaaaatatttttcaagaaatttcAATCTACACAACCTGTGGACGCTTCCATGCAAGTTTAAACTTTATTGATCAAGATTGATATCGAttaattcctatgtaaaaatctaaccccccccccccccacattctGGTCCCACTTTaacggggatcatgatttaaatcaatttgattctacactacctaGAGATGCTTTTACACAATTGTCAGCTTTTCTGGTGATATGAttcttaagaagatttttaaagatttttgtgtattgttccaatgttaaattaaaaattcaccCCATCCTCTTCAATGAGGCCCGATCCTACCCCTGGCGATCATGATAATTCGTAAATCTACACTAACCCCAGgctgcttccacacaagtttcagctttactgacTGATtgattttgtagaaaaaaagattttctttctttattcctatgtttaacATCAAACCGTATTTGTGGTCCCAACCTACCTTCGGGATTATGATTTGAATAACCTCAATTGTTTACCTTAAACAATATGTTTAAGTTAAATAAAGCAacctttgattttttcaaatgaattaatAAGTTAGTTACTAGATTACTTACATTGGTGTAGAAGTGATCATAATCATGTCTTGTCACTACGTTGTCCCCTGTAAAATATCAGACAAAACCTTTAAAATTCGAACAAATCATATAAGATGATACAACTGCTGTAAACTGTCACGGAAAATCATAGATATCATGCTCTCATTACTTGGTGCTAGATTTATGTTTAATTTCTGATTAACTCGCTAGGTACCAGGAACCTAAATTACCATCATTTCTATCAATCTTATTGTTTTCTTACTccacctacatgtatttaccctACGCTTACACATGTATAGTAAATAGTCAATTGTCTCGAATTGCATTTAGATGGATGTTAATTTCAGGTGTTCTATATTCAAAGAAATTACTTGATTTCGTAATCCATCAAATTCATTCAAAGAACTATTTTAGTTTTGTGCGATATTGTCTTTAAGTATCCTATTGAATAATGTAGACCAATAATTATTGATAACTAGTCATTATCTTTTAGGAAAATATGTATTGACAGaaatacaacatttttttgaaaaatttgcttCATCTTTAAATAACttcattattaaaatttaatataaagaCATTTTTGTAACACGATTTACAAGAAGTGAAGCAAATGCAAAGAAATTCATGCAAAGGtagtttcaaaaatttaatgcatatttgtttgaaaggaacaattttatcttttctAACAGATATCATAGATGACCAATTGTATAGTTTAAAAACCTTGCAGTTTTGCATAATCAATTTACTCATTAAATCTCAAAACGTTAATTTACGTTAGCAAAATGGGATGAAATGTACTAGTCATCTATTGGCTAACCATTGGGGTCCATTGCCCTAAATGGAGTGTCAACATATTCTGTTTTCTGAAGGACTCCATCTTTGTTTGTATCGTAGTGGTTGAAGATGTCTCGCTGAATTGGTTCAGAGTTTGTAACCTTGATGTATTCCTCAAATGATAACACGCCATCGTCTGCAGTAgacgaattttattttttgaaaaatgatatataaatttaaaaaaaaaacaattaaaattgattaataaaaaaacaatgttggatgataatgttttaattttctcaTGTTTTTATACATTGCGCGGTTTCTTCGATTTGAAAGATAAAATTCTATTACCATTGGTGTCTATATAATCGAATCCCATGCTAAGCTCCTGGTATTGCACATGGCCGTCCTTGGGGTTGAAATCAACCAAATCAAAGGTCTTGTCCACGGCTTGAGCAATGACATCATATTGACTTTGactgaaagaaaattaaatcttCGGTTTGGAGTGTCCATTACTGTACCAAGAAGGTCAAGTTGTGAAAAAACTCAACTCGACAAAACTTTATCAgacataaaaaagaataaaaatgtgATTGTTAAACAATGAAAGTTATTTAGTCAATGTGATTATGAAATTGTGTGTAAATTCTGATCGAAAATATTTGGTTATTCTAGCATTGCGCACATGCCGTGGTTTAAAAGTTATCGCAAAATCTCTTTAAGTAAATTGTTATGAGATGTAAATATACTCTGGCATGGTTTTATGGTGTTCCGTTGGGGCAACTTCGACATTTGCCTTTTTGCCTATAGGGCGAAGAAGAGAGAGTGCAAAGTTGCGAAGGCAATAGTGCAAAGGTGCGAAgtcgaaggagcgaaagtgcgaagatgcgacggcaaATTCAAAAGGCAAAGGTGCTATGGCGAAAGTGCTGGGTTGCGAAGGCAAAGTAGCGATACTGCTATATCGCTCCCTTACCTTTTTGTAACAGATATAtctaatgatataaatttattcaatttcaaaatctaCACTTTGGACTcttatatcatacatgtaatcaaaatcTTGTATGGTTACTAATGTATGCTTATCCTGTAATTTTCCGTTTAGAAAGGATCAATCTATGttgttttacaatattattaGGTAAACCTACTTACGAGAGCACTGTGGAGATAAAACCCGCAAACGCCACAACGTGTAACTGCATCCTGCTGAAAATTGAGTAACAAAGAATAAGATACTATGTTTAATAGGTTGCTTTCAATGCATTGGCATATTGAATTCTTAAAAAAGTGTTACCTCTTTTTTGGAAGAGATTGTAGAAAGGTATAGTAAGATTGCATGAACAACCGTTATTTATTGGAAAGCGATAAGAGTTGTGTAATATCTAGGTTAATAATTGGCACAATGAATTTCAAGGCTGTTAAAACCAAGTttctaaatgtataatataaatgctcaaaaatacaatataaaaatatttatataggtTAATATCAAAACGAAGAACAGCATCAATAAAGTGAATATTCCGCACACTTACTAGTAGTTCTGAATACTAGTAGTTCATGTTTCGGAGCGGTTTATACTCATCTGGCACTTTTATAATATTGCAAATTAGATAAGAAAACACAATAAGACttgggttggttttttttagaataaacaGGAATAGTATACTCGGACCCAAATCTTTAAATGTTCAAGCAGTATtttgatcatataaaataaaCCCATTCGTTTGTCTTGCTGTTGGGGTGGCTGACTTTCATCTAACTTCCGAGTGGTAAAAAATGATGTAGCAATATAAACTTCTGGTTTCGACCCGAGACCTGGGTCTATGCCACATGTATATCATGGGCACTTCGGGTTTGGTTGACTTTAGGATCGTTGTTGGTTGTCAAAAGAAATGACGGCACACTTATTGCattcaaaaattatgttaaaacaATAGTTTAGAGTGAGTACAACCTGTCGAAAGAACAATTAAGACATCAAAATTCCAACGACTGTAGTTCTTCCTCAATGGTCGCTCGGcaagatttgaattttaatcagactaaaaaagtaaaataaatcgCAAAAACTTGTCATTTATATAAAGTGCATGCTGAAAAAACATTAACTTCTTGTTTTCAGATGATGTCTTAAGATAATGACTTCAATCAATcagtattgttttattttttattttctcttgttGAGATTACGggaaaaatctctctctctctctctctctctctctctctctctctctctctctctctcacaaagCTTCATAGCGTTGCGCAAAAAGAGCATCTGGGTGAAACGGACTTGAAATCAAAAAAGGATGTTTCACCAGTTTTACCTTTATAAAGCGACCAGAGGTATTAACTTGGAGAAAACTACGTCATACTTAACTACATATTCTTATAAGTCAAGAATATACTAAAAAAAAGTCAAGGGTTGCCCTTATTTCAAATTGATCTTGGCTTGAAAATTTTACGACATACATAAATCAAGAATTAAAGTCActtgaattcataattttattttaagtgtATGGACTGCGTTCTACAAAAGAgcttacgacaaagtcgtaaacATATTCAGTTTAATGGAATAATCTTTAAGgaacaaatttttattaaaaccatttttttacaacatttttgATATCCATAATTATACTTCACagataaaagaacaaaaaattgaatagtTTGTGATTAATTAGTATTCATAATGTTGGTTGTAAGTCGTTAGTTCTTTAGTAAAACACAGTCCAGGTGTAAAGGATCCCTAACGTCCAATCTGTCCGAGCTGCGGCTGCTGCTGTAGAATATTATATATAACCTAtaagaaatataaagaaaagatAGTTACACATTTTTCAAACCAAACCAGTACTTTGTTCAAATTTCTTAAGCACTTAATTCTAGACGTTAATGAACACTAATTGTTCCtatcaataatgaaaaaataaaacaaactaatgaaatatttaacacCAACAAGAGTGCTTCGTTTATGCATTGATGCGGAAAATTAACAGAAAAGAAGACAATTCTGAAGGTTGTTAGTTGACTAAAATCGGACATGTTTTTAACACATTGTACTCTATCATTTGTAGTGtaaaatacatacatacatgcattACATACAATACATACAATACAGAACAGTACAGTTAAGTACAgatagagtttatcaatgtgaaaagtttcgtGTCCATGGAATGATTTGATTATTCCTGGTAAACGGGCCATCTTGCCTTCGTCCAGTGACCtggcgcaaccgcaaacttacCGCAACGTCGTTTTAACGCTTCTCATTGATTCTTTGTTttaaacaccaaacaaacaaaaggaTATAAGAATTAATTccttatttttcatctttttgtttacattacaagaTGTCAACATTCACATATTCTCTCCAttcttgatttttgtgaaaaaaaaacggGTTATTTCTAACCGAAAGTAAAATGACTGTGAaatgtctcctgcagtcattctttgtacatattttagaagTGTTGACATCATTTAGTGTGCAAAAGGTACTTGATATTTAGTCACTTTGTCTGAATTCTAGCTAAACAATTAGTAAAAGAAGACAATAAACCGAAGCCCTATATCCCTTGCCAtcgtatattttttgttaaagcaATTGGTTGCCCTGAAAAggttttttccaaaatttccaCCAATTTGATGTATAATcgctgcgccgccttgacgttaAAATTCAGTATACCgtcgttgtcagatttctaCTGCTTCGTAAATATAtctgtaccatatccgtatttcaactcgaacagAAGTGTAACTTTTGTAGTCTTTCtttattcctatgtttaacATCAAACCCTAACTGTGGTCCCAACCTACCCTTgggattatgatttgaacaaactccaTTGTTTACCTTATACAATACTTTAGGATCGTTGTTGGTTGTCAAAAGAAATGACGGCACACttattgcattaaaaaattatgttaaaacaATAGTTTAGAGTGAGTACAACCTGTCGAAAGAACAATTAAGACATCAAAATTCCAACGACTGTAGTTTTTCCTCAATGGTCGCTCGGcaagatttaaattttaatcagactaaaaaagtaaaataaatcgCAAAAACTTGTCATTTATATAAAGCGCATGCTGAAAAAACATTAACTTCTTGTTTTCAGATGACGTCTTAAGATAATGACTTCAATCAATcagtattgttttattttttattttctcttgttGAGATTACGAGAAaaatctctctttctttctctctctctctctctctttctctctctctctctctctctctctctctctctctctctctctccactctctctctccccaCAAAGCTTCATAGCGTTGCGCAAAAAGAGCATCTGGGTGAAACGGACTTGAAATCAAAATAGGGTGTTTCACCAGTTTTACCTTTATAAAGCGACCAGAGTTATTAACTTGGAGAAAACTACGTCATACTTAACTACATATTCTTATAAGTCaagaatatacaaaaaaaagtcAAGGGTTGCCCTTATTTCAAATTGCTCTTGGCTTGAAAATTTTACGACATACATAAATCAAGAATTAAAGTCActtgaattcataattttattttaagtgtATGGACTGCGTTTTActaaagaacttacgacaaagtcgtaaacATATTCAGTTTAATGGAATAATCTTTAAGgaacaaatttttattaaaaccatttttttacaacatttttgATATCCATAATTATACTTCACagataaaagaacaaaaaattgaatagtTTGTGATTAATTAGTATTCATAATGTTGGTTGTAAGTCGTTAGTTCTTTAGTAAAACACAGTCCAGGTGTAAAGGATCCCTAACGTCCAATCTGTCCGAGCTGCGGCTGCTGCTGTAGAATATTATATATAACCTAtaagaaatataaagaaaagatAGTTACACGTTTTTCAAACCAAATCAGTACTTTGTTCAAATTTCTTAAGCACTTAATTCTATACGTTAATGAACACTAATTGTTCCtatcaataatgaaaaaataaaacaaattaatgaaatatttaacacCAACAAGAGTGCTTCGTTTATGCATTGATGCGGAAAATTAacagaaaagaagaaaattctGAAGGTTGTTAGTTGACTAAAATCGGACATGTTTTAAACACATTGTACTCTATCATTTGTAATGtaaaatacatacatacatgcattACATACAATACATACAATACAGTACAGTTAAGTACAGATAAAgtttatcaatgtgaaaagtttcgtGTCCATGGAATGATTTGATTATTCCTGGTAAACGGGCCATCTTCCCTTCGTCCAGTGACCtggcgcaaccgcaaacttacCGCAACGTCGTTTTAACGCTTCTCATTGATTCTTTGTTttaaacaccaaacaaacaaaaggaTATAAGAATTAATTCCTTATTTTTCAtctctttgtttacattacaagaTGTCAACATTCACATATTCTCTCCATTCTtgatttttgtgagaaaaaaaatcggGTTATTTCTAACCGAAAGTAAAATAACTGTGAaatgtctcctgcagtcattctttgtacatattttagaagTGTTGACATCATTTAGTGTGCAAAAGGTACTTGATATTTAGTCACTTTGTCTGAATTCTAGCTAAACAATTAGTAAAAGAAGACAATAAACCGAAGCCCTATATCCCTTGCCAtcgtatattttttgttaaagcaATTGGGTGCCCTGAAAAggttttttccaaaatttccaCCAATTTGATGTATAATcgctgcgccgccttgacgtcaaaattcagtATACCgtcgttgtcagatttctactgctgtaccatatccgtatttcaactcgaacagAAGTGTAACTTTTGTAGTCTTTCtttattcctatgtttaacATCAAACCCTAACTGTGGTCCCAACCTACCCTAAAGAAATCCTAAATAAAGAAAGACTACAAAAGTTACACTTctgttcgagttgaaatacggatatggtacagaTATATTTACGAAGCAGTAGAAATCtgattatgatttgaacaaactccaTTGTTTACCTTATACAATATGTTTAAGTTATATCAAGCAACCTTTCAATTTTTCCAATGAATAATAAGTTAGTTGCTAGATTACTTACATTGGTGTAGAAGTTAACATAATCATGTCTTGTCACTACGTTGTCCCCTGTAAAATATCAgacaaaatcttttcaaattcGAACAAATCATATTACATGTCACGGTAAATGACAGATATCAAGCTCTCATTACTTAGTGCtaaatttatgtttaatttCTGATTAACTCGCTAGGTACCAGGAACCAATATTACCATCATTTCTATCAatcttattgttttttaattccacctacatgtatttatccCACGTTAACATATGTCAATTATCTCGaattatatacatttagatGGATGTTAATTTCAAGTGTTCTATAttcaaaaaaattactttatttcgTAATGCATCAAATTCATTCAGAGAACTATTTTAGTTTCGGGCAATAATGTCTATAAGCATCATATTGAATAATGTAGATCAATAATTACTGATACCTAATCATTGTCTTTTTGGAAAATACGTATTgacagaaataaaacattttttctgaaaaagttcgtttcattttttaatcactccattattaaaaatttaatattttataagacAATTTTGTAACACGATTTACTAGAAGTGAAGCAAATGCAAAGAAATTCGTCcaaaggtacatgtagtttcaaaGATTAAATGCATATCTGTTTAAaggaacaattttttctttcataaaagaTATCATAGATGACAAATTGTAAAGTTAAAAGCCTTGCAGTTTTGCATAATCAATTAACTCATTGAATCTCAAAACGTTAATTAACGTTAGCAAAACGGGATGAAATTTACAAATCATCTATTGGCTAACCATTGGGGTCCATTGCCCTGAATGGAGTGTCAACATATTCTGTTTTCTGAAGGACTCCATCTCTGTTTGTATCGTAGTGGTTGAAGATGTCTCGCTGAATTGGTTCAGAGCTTGTAACCTTGAGGTATTCCTCAAATGATAGCACGCCATCGTCTGCAGTagacaaattttgtttaaaaaaaaaaatttataaaattaaaaaaaaaacccaattaaaaTCGATTAGTAAGGAAACATGTTGGATGATAATGTTTTAAGTTTCTCATGTTTTCTTATATTGCACGGTTCTTCGATTTGAAATCATAAAACTGTATTACTATTAGTGTCTATATAAGCGAATGCCATGCTAAGCTCCTGGTATTGTAGACTGCCGTCCTTAGGGTTGACATCAACCAAATCAAAGCTCCTGTCCACATCTTGAGCGATGTAATTATATTGATCTTGACTTAGACTCTTCGGTTTGGAGTGTCCATTACTGTACCAAAAAGGTCAAGTTGTGCAAAAAACTCAACTCTACAAAACtttattagaaattaaaaaagaaacaaaatgtgttatttaaacaatgaaagttttttttcttcagttagttaatgttattataaaaatggGTGTAAATTCTGATCAAAAATCAGTGGTTATTCTAGCGTTGCGCATATGCCTTGGTTCAAAAGTTATCTGATTTCGTAAATTGTTAtgagttgtaaaaaaaatactctGGCATAGTTTTTTGATGTTCCGTTGGGCCAATTCGACCTCTGCACTTTTGCCTATAGGGCAAAGATGAGAGAGTGCAAAGCTGCGAAGGCAAAAGTGCGATGGTGCGCAGTcaaaggagcgaaagtgcgcaGATGCAAAAGCGTAGCGCGAAGGTGCAAAGGTGCAAAAGCGATATATAAAAAATGGCGTCTGCAAAAAAAAGACGATATTTGATGAAATATACTTAACAACTATGAAACCAAACATTTtgtcctatgataaagtataaATGTTTCTTTACTAAAACCACGGTATTGAACTAAGGTATGCAAACTGGTTCATATTTTGTAATTGACAGAAGTTTGGAAGAGCCAAACATTATGGCGGGCATTGTATTTTATATGGAGTACATAATAATGAGGCTTAACCAGCATTTGTTAAAAGATATGTCAGATAACTTAGTAAAGTACTTATGAACTTTCATAGTAAGCATGATGGCCGCCACACTGTCTAGCGCAAAAACATTCGAGAGCATTCGGCATACCTGCATCAAATTATATGTTATTAACCAAGAGAAAGAAATA
The nucleotide sequence above comes from Magallana gigas chromosome 2, xbMagGiga1.1, whole genome shotgun sequence. Encoded proteins:
- the LOC117681096 gene encoding uncharacterized protein isoform X1, translating into MQSYYTFLQSLPKKSRMQLHVVAFAGFISTVLSQSQYDVIAQAVDKTFDLVDFNPKDGHVQYQELSMGFDYIDTNDDGVLSFEEYIKVTNSEPIQRDIFNHYDTNKDGVLQKTEYVDTPFRAMDPNGDNVVTRHDYDHFYTNMVYHIVQQQQLQHGQFGR
- the LOC117681096 gene encoding uncharacterized protein isoform X3, producing the protein MLLYSVAFAGFISVVLSNGHSKPKSLSQDQYNYIAQDVDRSFDLVDVNPKDGSLQYQELSMAFAYIDTNNDGVLSFEEYLKVTSSEPIQRDIFNHYDTNRDGVLQKTEYVDTPFRAMDPNGDNVVTRHDYVNFYTNMVYHIVQQQQLQHGQFGR
- the LOC117681096 gene encoding uncharacterized protein isoform X2, whose amino-acid sequence is MLLYSVAFAGFISVVLSNGHSKPKSLSQDQYNYIAQDVDRSFDLVDVNPKDGSLQYQELSMAFAYIDTNNDGVLSFEEYLKVTSSEPIQRDIFNHYDTNRDGVLQKTEYVDTPFRAMDPNGDNVVTRHDYVNFYTNVSNLATNLLFIGKIERLLDIT
- the LOC117681096 gene encoding uncharacterized protein isoform X5; translation: MQLHVVAFAGFISTVLSQSQYDVIAQAVDKTFDLVDFNPKDGHVQYQELSMGFDYIDTNDDGVLSFEEYIKVTNSEPIQRDIFNHYDTNKDGVLQKTEYVDTPFRAMDPNGDNVVTRHDYDHFYTNMVYHIVQQQQLQHGQFGR
- the LOC117681096 gene encoding uncharacterized protein isoform X4; this encodes MLLYSVAFAGFISVVLSNGHSKPKSLSQDQYNYIAQDVDRSFDLVDVNPKDGSLQYQELSMAFAYIDTNNDGVLSFEEYLKVTSSEPIQRDIFNHYDTNRDGVLQKTEYVDTPFRAMDPNGDNVVTRHDYVNFYTNVIYNILQQQPQLGQIGR